The Streptomyces sp. NBC_01255 genome window below encodes:
- a CDS encoding HAD family hydrolase, with product MLRLVENHSLPRTAAFFDLDKTVIAKSSTLTFSKSFYRGGLISRRAALRTAYIQFVFLVGGADHDQMERMREYLSALCKGWNVAQVKELVAETLHDLIDPIIYDEAASLIEEHHAAGRDVVIVSTSGAEVVEPIGEMLGADRVVATRMVVGEDGCFTGEVEYYAYGPTKAEAVRELAESEGYDLSRCYAYSDSATDIPMLEAVGHPFAVNPDRTLRREAVAREWPVLSFDKPVRLKQRLPEFRMPPRPALVAAAAVGAAAVTAGLVWYASRRRQAALTHRLAG from the coding sequence ATGCTCAGGCTTGTGGAAAACCACTCCTTGCCGCGCACAGCCGCCTTCTTTGACCTGGACAAGACGGTCATTGCGAAGTCCTCGACGCTGACCTTCAGCAAGTCCTTCTACCGGGGCGGACTGATCAGCCGCCGCGCCGCCCTGCGGACGGCCTACATCCAGTTCGTGTTCCTGGTGGGGGGAGCCGATCACGACCAGATGGAGCGGATGCGTGAATATCTTTCTGCGCTCTGCAAAGGCTGGAACGTCGCCCAGGTCAAGGAGCTCGTCGCCGAGACCCTGCACGACCTGATCGACCCGATCATCTACGACGAGGCCGCCTCCCTCATCGAAGAACACCACGCCGCCGGCCGCGACGTCGTGATCGTCTCCACGTCCGGCGCCGAGGTCGTCGAGCCGATCGGCGAGATGCTCGGAGCCGACCGTGTCGTCGCCACCCGGATGGTGGTCGGCGAGGACGGCTGCTTCACCGGTGAGGTGGAGTACTACGCCTACGGACCGACGAAGGCCGAGGCCGTCCGGGAACTCGCGGAGTCGGAGGGCTACGACCTTTCCCGCTGCTACGCCTACAGCGATTCGGCGACCGACATCCCCATGCTGGAGGCCGTCGGCCACCCGTTCGCCGTCAACCCCGACCGGACACTGCGCCGCGAGGCCGTCGCCCGCGAATGGCCGGTGCTCTCCTTCGACAAGCCGGTACGCCTCAAGCAGCGACTGCCGGAATTCCGGATGCCGCCCCGCCCCGCGCTCGTCGCCGCCGCGGCCGTGGGCGCGGCAGCGGTGACGGCCGGACTCGTCTGGTACGCCTCCCGGCGCCGCCAGGCCGCGCTCACCCATCGCCTCGCCGGGTGA